The following are encoded together in the Carassius auratus strain Wakin chromosome 34, ASM336829v1, whole genome shotgun sequence genome:
- the LOC113053741 gene encoding galactose-specific lectin nattectin-like has protein sequence MAMLRNLLVLFFVFSMGNAEVDIVEKCPFGWTNFGVQCYKFFSQSVNWVTAERNCQSQDANLASVHSKAENDFLLSLLPTAATRCWVGGQDGVQEGQWLWSDGTPFDFTNWGSGEPNNLGTENCGELNWSSSRWNDASCSTSLGYICAKDL, from the exons ATGGCAATGCTGAGAAATCTTCTGGTTCTTTTTTTCGTGTTCTCCATGGGGAATGCAGAAG TTGATATAGTTGAAAAATGCCCCTTTGGATGGACCAATTTTGGAGTCCAATGCTACAAGTTCTTCTCTCAGTCGGTTAACTGGGTCACAGCAGAG AGAAACTGCCAAAGTCAGGATGCCAATCTCGCATCTGTGCACAGTAAAGCAGAAAACGATTTTCTGCTGAGTCTGTTGCCTACTGCTGCCACACGTTGTTGGGTTGGTGGTCAAGATGGAGTACAA GAAGGACAGTGGTTGTGGAGTGATGGAACTCCATTTGACTTTACCAACTGGGGCTCTGGAGAACCTAACAATCTGGGTACTGAGAATTGCGGGGAGCTCAACTGGAGCT CTAGCCGTTGGAATGATGCATCCTGTTCAACTTCACTGGGCTATATTTGTGCTAAAGACCTGTGA